CACTAGTCGGGCAGGGTGATGAACGGGTAGCGGCGGAGCGCGTCGTAGATGACGCGCTTCATCTCGTCGATCTCGCGCTCGGTCCGGGCCTCGAAGCGCAGGGTGAGGCAGGGGCTCGTGTTGGACGCCCGCACCAGACCCCAGCCGCCGCCCGGGAAGAGCACGCGGGCGCCGTCGATGTCGATCGTCGGGTAGCGCTGCCGGAGCTCGCGGGCCAGCTCGTCGATCACGCGGAACTTCTCGGCGTCGGGACACATCGCTTTCAGCTCGGGGGTGGCGTGCAGGTGCGGCACCGAGGCGAAGAGGCGCGACAACGGCTCCGCGCTCCGGGCGGCGATCTCGATGATCTTGCACGAGGCCAGGATGCCGTCGTCCACGCCGTAGTAGTTCTCGGCGAAGAACATGTGCCCGCTCACCTCGCCCCCCAGCAGGATCCCGTCCTCGCGCATCTTGCGCTTGAGGTGCGAGTGGCCGGTCTTCCACATCACGGGCACGCCGCCGCGCGCACGGATCTCGTCCACCAGCAGCTGGGACGACTTGACGTCGAAGACGATCTTCTCGCCGGGGCGCCGGGCCAGGAGATCGCGCGCGAGCAGGACCAGCACCAGGTCTGCCTCGTGCCGCTGGCCCCGCTCATCGATGATGCCCACGCGGTCGGCGTCGCCGTCGTAAGCGACCCCGAGGTCCGCGCCCACCTCCACCACCCGGGCCTGGAGGTCCACCACGTTCTTGGGGTCTTCCGGATCGGGCAGGTGGTTCGGGAAGCGTCCGTCCGATTCACAGTGCAGCTCGATGACTTCGCAGCCAATCCGGCGCAGCAGATCGGGCGCGTAGAGGCCTGCCACTCCGTTGCCGGCATCGGCCACCACGCGGAGCGGCCGGGCCAGCCGCACCAGGCGTTGCACGGTGGCGAAGTAGTCGTCGCGCGGGCTGCGCGCCTCCAGCGTTCCCTGGCCGCTGTCATAGTCCCCCGTCTCCACCATCTTGCGGAGCGTCTGGATCTCGTCCTCGGAGAGCGGCGCGGCGCCGGCCCAGACCATCTTGACGCCGTTGTACTCGATGGGGTTGTGGCTGCCCGTGATGTTGGCGCCGCCGTCGAGCTTCCAGTGGGCGGTGGCGAAGTAGAGGATGGGAGTGGTGACCAGCCCGACGTCGACCACGTTCACGCCGGCGGCGCGCACGCCCTCGACGAAGCCGGCCTTCAGCTCCCCCGAGGACGACCGATTGTCCTGGCCCACCGCGATCGTGCGCCCGCGTCGGCGGCGGAGGAGCGTGCCGTAGGCCCGGCCGACCTCGCGAAACACCGCGGGCTTGATGTCGCTGTCGAGGCGCCCGCGGACGTCGTAGGCGCGGAAGATGTGCGGGTTCAGCATTTGTCTCGTCCCCGTTCCTGGGCTATCGTGAGCCGGCTTCTGGAGAGTACCATGACCACCCCCTGGCGCCTGGCCGGCGACTTCGTCATCTCCTGCAACTGCGACGTCTTCTGCCCCTGCGTGCCGTCGCTGGGCAAGGCCCGTCCGACCCACGGCGCCTGCTACTCGTGGTTCGGCTACCACGTGCGCGAAGGCCGGATCGGCGAGGTCACCGTCGACGGCCTCAACGCGGTGATGGTGCTGGAGGTACCGGGTCGCATGGAGGAGGGCAACTGGACGGAGGCGTTCTATTTCGACGAGCGCGCGAGCCCGGCCCAGCTCGACGCCCTGGGCCGGGTGCTGGGCGGGCAGGCCGGCGGCCCCATCGGCTGGACCGCGCTCATGGTCGCGCGCGTGCTCGAGCCGCGCATCGTGCCGATCCGGTACACCGCGTCGGAGCGGGCGTGGCGGTTCGAGGTCCCCCGGATCCTCGAGGGAAGCATCGAGGCCGAGCCGGGCCTGGCCGGCGATGGGCTCGTCCGCCTCACCAACACGCGTTACTGGATGGCGCCGGACGTGGTCGTCGCCCACGGCACCACGAGCCGGTTCCGCGACCACGGCCGCAACTGGAATCTTTCCGGCCGGAGCGCCGAGTACGGACGTTTCGACTGGTCGGGGCCGTAGCCGTGAGATGATCGTCCCATGGCGACGTCCGACGGCGTGCGCGCCCTCCTCGAGCAGGCCGCGGCCGGCATCGTGACCGCCAATTCCGACGGACAGGCCACGCTCAACGCCGCCGCCGGCGCGCTGCTGGGCGGGGGACCCGAGGTCGAGGTCGCGAAGCTGCCGGGCGCCGCGCTGGTCGAGCAGGCGCTGGAGGGGGCGCGCATCGACACCGCGCACGGGCCGATGCTCTCGGACCCGGACGCGCTGGTGCGTATTTGGGAGCGCCTATGACCGACGACGCGGAGCTGAGGGAACGCACGAAGCGCACGGCCCGCATGCTCTTCCACTCGCTCAAGAGCGGCGTGGGCTTCGAGACGTGGAAGCGGTTCGACCGGACGCTGGCCCGCGAGCTGTCGATGTTCTTCACGGGCAAGCTTTACAGCCGCGAGGTGCTTTCGCAAAAGCAGCGCGAGCTGTGCGCGGTGGCGTCGCTGACGGCGCTGCACCGGCCGCGGGAGCTGCACGCCCACATCCACGCGGCGCTCAACGTCGGCGCCACGCGCCCGGAGGTGGCCGAGACCATCTTCCAGCAGGTCACCTACGGGGGGATGCCGGTGGTGGTGGAGGCGCTGGATGTCTACGCGCGGGTGCTGGAGGAGCGCGGCGAGCCCTTCCCGGCGGAGGAGCGCTGATGGCCGATCGGGCGCTGGAGGCGGCGGTGGAGGCGGCGCGGGCGGCGGGCGAGATCGCGCTCAAGTACTACCGGACCGGGTTCGAGGTGACGATGAAGCCCGATCTGACGCCGGTCACCCAGGCGGACCGGGAAGCGGAGCGGGTGATCGTCGAGATCCTCGAGCGCGCGTTTCCCTCGTACGGCGTGCTCGGCGAGGAGTTCGGCGCGCGGGGCCCGCGCGACCGGCGCTGGATCATCGATCCCATCGACGGCACCCGGAACTTCGTCCGGCGCATCCCCTTCTGGGCGACGCTGATCGCGCTCGAGGAGCAGGGGGAGATCACGACCGGCGTCATTCACAACCCCGTCACCGGTGATCTCTACACCGCCCGCCGCGGCGAGGGCGCGTGGCTCAACGGCGCGCCGATCCGCGTGTCCGAGATCGCCCGGCTCGCCGACGCGCACCTGCTGCATGCGGGGCTGAGCCTGCTGCGACAGTCCGGGTACTGGGAGGGCTTCGTCCGGCTGGTGGACGCCACCGACCGCCAGCGCGGCTTCGGCGACTACCTCGGCTACACGCTCCTGGCCGAGGGCAAGGCGGAGATCTACGCCGAGGTGGATCTCAAACCCTGGGACCTGGCGCCCTGCAAGATCGTCGTCGAGGAGGCGGGCGGGCGCTTCACGGACTTCGAGGGCCGCTCCACGATCTACACCGGCACCGCGGTGGCCACGAACGGTCGTCTCCACGATCCGGTTCTTGCCCTGCTCCGGCCCTGAGGCGGACCACGCTCGTCATCCATCCCGGCGCGCTCGGCGACGTGCTGCTCGCCGTTCCCGCGCTTCGCGCGCTGAAGGCCGCCCAGCCGTCGGCCGCGGTGGTGCTGGCCGCCCAGCCGTGGATCGGCTCGCTGCTGGCCGCGTTGGGCGCCATCGACGCCCACCGGTCGTTCGATGCGCTCGGGCTGGAGACGCTCTTCGTCGACGATGGCCGGCCCGCGCGGGTGGAGGCGCTCCAGGCCGCGTCGCGCGTGGTGTGCTGGTTCGGCGCCCGCGATCCCGTGTTCGTCAGCCGGCTCGCGCAGACCGCGCCGGGAGCGATCGTGGCGGCTCCGGCGGGCGACGGGACGGTGGCGGTCTGGGAGCATCTACTGCAGGCCGTCGCCGCTCCGGCGGGGGACTGGTGCGGCGCGCTGGCCGTCCCGCCGGCGTTGCGGGCGGACGGGCACCGCGCGTTGCGAGCGGCGGGGTGGGACGGCGCGACGCCGCTCCTCCTGGTTCACCCCGGGGCCGGCGGTCCCGACAAGCGCTGGCCAACCGCCGGATTCGCCCGCGCACTGGCCGGCATCGTCGAGGAGCGGCGCGTCAGCGTCGTCATCCACGCGGGGCCGGCCGATCGGGACGCCGCCGCGACGCTGGCGTCCGAGTTGGGCGGCACGCCGCTCCGGCTCGATGAGCCGCCGCTGCCGCGCCTGGCCGGAGCGCTGTCCCACGCCGCCGCCTACCTCGGCAACGATTCGGGAATCAGCCACGCCGCGGCCGCGGTCGGCGTCCCCTCGCTGATCCTGTTCGAAGCCGCCAAGCTGGCCTGGCGACCGTGGTGCGCCGTCGCCCGCCCCCTGGTCGTCAACCCGTCGGCGCTCGAAGCCGGCGACGTCTCCGCCGTCGTCGCGGGCGCGCGGGCCCTGCTGGGCTGAGCCGCTCGGTGCGCCCCCGACGCAGTCGGACCGGGCTCGTGCTGACGGGCGCCGTCATCGTCGCCGGCGGTATCGGCGTGGCGCTCGTCGAGCGGCTGCGCTTTCCGCGGGGCTCGATCTGGATCGTCGTGGCGGCGACGCTCGCGCTGGTGGTCCTCATCCGCGCGCTGACGGCGCCCAGGTCGTAAGCTCGGCCTCTTTTACACCCCTTTTGTTACACCGTTCATCGCGGGCGCCGCTTCCGTCCTGGCCCGCGCGACCGTTCGAAGAGTTTCTGGATCGGGCCCTCGAGGAGTTCGAGCTGGGGAAACCGCTGAGCGCGGTCCCCCCGCCTGGTCGGCAGGGCTGAGGGAGCCATCGGCCCGCGGTCTCACCGCTCCGGCTTCTTCCAGATGCCACGGTCGTGCATCAGCTTGATCTGGCGCTTGATGACCTTCTCGCCGTACTCGGCGTGCTTCATGGGCGCCCGCTTGAGGTAGAGGTTCTTCGGGTAGATCGGCGTCTCGTACAGGATCTGATAGAGCTCGGTCCGGAGGTCCTTCAGCCAGTTGTCCCACTGCGCGCGGGCGCGGTGGTCGCGCAGGGCCTCGATGTCGATCACGCCGCCCACGTAGGTCGAGCCGGCCCCGTAGTCCTGCCGGCCCACGATCTGGCCCCGGTAGTTGATGATGAACGAGCGTCCGCCGAAGGTGTCGATGGGCGTCGTCTCCTCGGCGAAGAGGTAATAGGTGCCCATGTTGGGGGCGACGATGTAGAGGTTGTTGTCGAGGGCCCGCGCCCGGCTCTGGATCTCGAAGAACTCGTTGCCGGTGGCCGGGTGGGGATAGGATGCGCGGTAGACAACCTCGGCGCCGTTCAGGGCCAGCGCCCGCGCGTTCTCGGGATAGGACCCCTCGTTGGCCATCATGATTCCCAGCCGGCCGATCTCGGTGTCGGCGACCGGCCAGAACGCGTCGAGCGTCCGACCGTACTTCTCGACCCACCAGTCGTAGACGTCGTGCGGGCAGACCGAGTGTTCGACGGGGAAGAGCGGCGAGACCTTGTGATGCTTGAGGATCACCTTGCCCTGGGGGTCGATGATGAAGCCCACGTTGAAGAAGCGGTCCTTGAGATCGGGATGCCGCGCCTTGGCCTGGGCCATGATGAAGGCGTCGTACTCCCGGGCGATCTTGCCCAGGAAGTCCGTCTCCTCGCCCGGAATATCGATGGCGCCTTCGCGGGCGAATTGCACGTGGTCGAGGTCGAGCACCTCGTCGTTGAAGCCCTGGAGCGCGCCCTCGGGGAAGGCGATGAGCCGCACGGGCAGATCCAGGCTGGAGAGCCACGCGGCGGCCTTGACCAGGTGCGAGAGATGCTCGAGGTTGATCTTGATGTCCTTGCGCTTGCGGATGCCGCGGACGGTGGGGATCAGGCCCACGGCCGTGTAGGGTTTGATCATGTGCTCGCTCCTCGGCTCGGCATCGAGGGTTCGTGTCGCATACCGCCCGTTCCCGCCAGGCGCCCGACGTCGTCGATGACGTGCACCGCCAACACACCGGCGCGGTTGCGTACCGTCAGCTCGTGGCGGGGGAACGGGCGGGGGTCCACGCCCGCGCGTAGAGCGACCTGCTCGGAGACCACCAGCGTGCAGCCGTACTCCTTGGTGAGCTGCTCCAGACGGCTGGCGACGTGCACCGTATCGCCGACGGCGGTGAGGTAGACGCCGGGGCCGTACCCCATCCGGCCGACGATCACCGACCCCACGTGGATGCCGATCCCGACCCGCAGCGGGGCCGGGAGCTCCTCGCCGAGCTGGCGGTTCAGCACGGTCAGGCCGGCCACGATCTCCCCTGCCGCGGCGAGGGCCTGGCGGCACCCCTCTTCGGGACCGGCCTCCACGCCGAAGAGCGCCATCACCCCATCGCCGGTGAACTGGTTGGCGATACCGCCGGCCCGGGAGATCGCGCCGCCGACGGCCTCGAAGTATCGGTTCAGGATGAAGACGACGTCGTAGAGCAGCAGGAACCACCCGCGTCCAGCCTCCATGGCGCGGAGCGAGATCAACCCCAGGGCATGGTTCGACAGATGGGTCGCCAGGTAGGTGAGCAGGACCAGGCCGGACCCGAGCCTCAGACGCCGCACGAGCCAAGCCGACATCGAGGAGGCCTACCTCCCGGCCGGAGAGGCGCCCTGCTGGCGCTCGACTTCTTCCATGATCAGGGTGTTGAGATCGTCGATCAGCTTGGCCCGCTCGACGCGCCCGTCGTTCTTGATCAGCTCGCGGATGCGGGCCGGCCGCGCCGACAGCATCACCAGCGTCGTGCCGATGGCCACGGCTTCCTCGATCGAGTGGGTCACGAAGAGGATGGTGCGGCCGGTCTCCCGCCAGATGCGGCGTACCTCGTTCTGCATGATGCGGCGGTTCTGGGCGTCGAGGGCGCCGAAGGGCTCGTCCATCAGCAGGACGTCGGGTTCGACCGAGAGCGCCCGGGCGATGGCCGCCCGCTGGCGCATGCCGCCGCTGACACGGCTCGGGTAGTAGTCTTCGAAGCCGGCCAGCCCCGCCACGCGGAGATAGCGAGTGGCCGCGGTCTCGCGCTCGCGCGCCGACAGGCCCAGCGGCTTGAGGACCAGCGCCACGTTCTGGCGGAGGCTCATCCAGGGCAGCAGCCGGTCCTCCTGGAAGACCACGCCGACCTTGCGGTCGTGGCGCCGGTCGGCGACGACCGGCTGGCCGTCGAGCAGCACGCGGCCGCGGGTGGCGGGCTCGAGGCCGCCGATGATGCGCAGGAGCGTCGTCTTGCCGCAGCCGTTGGGTCCGAGCAGGCAGAGGAACTCGCCCGCCTCCACGGTGAACGACACCCGGTCGAGGACGGGGATGAGGAAGTCCTTGCCCAGGCCCTCGACGGCGAGCTTCACCGCCATCGGGCGACCC
This is a stretch of genomic DNA from Candidatus Methylomirabilota bacterium. It encodes these proteins:
- a CDS encoding phosphomannomutase/phosphoglucomutase, translating into MLNPHIFRAYDVRGRLDSDIKPAVFREVGRAYGTLLRRRRGRTIAVGQDNRSSSGELKAGFVEGVRAAGVNVVDVGLVTTPILYFATAHWKLDGGANITGSHNPIEYNGVKMVWAGAAPLSEDEIQTLRKMVETGDYDSGQGTLEARSPRDDYFATVQRLVRLARPLRVVADAGNGVAGLYAPDLLRRIGCEVIELHCESDGRFPNHLPDPEDPKNVVDLQARVVEVGADLGVAYDGDADRVGIIDERGQRHEADLVLVLLARDLLARRPGEKIVFDVKSSQLLVDEIRARGGVPVMWKTGHSHLKRKMREDGILLGGEVSGHMFFAENYYGVDDGILASCKIIEIAARSAEPLSRLFASVPHLHATPELKAMCPDAEKFRVIDELARELRQRYPTIDIDGARVLFPGGGWGLVRASNTSPCLTLRFEARTEREIDEMKRVIYDALRRYPFITLPD
- a CDS encoding DUF1326 domain-containing protein, with translation MTTPWRLAGDFVISCNCDVFCPCVPSLGKARPTHGACYSWFGYHVREGRIGEVTVDGLNAVMVLEVPGRMEEGNWTEAFYFDERASPAQLDALGRVLGGQAGGPIGWTALMVARVLEPRIVPIRYTASERAWRFEVPRILEGSIEAEPGLAGDGLVRLTNTRYWMAPDVVVAHGTTSRFRDHGRNWNLSGRSAEYGRFDWSGP
- a CDS encoding carboxymuconolactone decarboxylase family protein; amino-acid sequence: MTDDAELRERTKRTARMLFHSLKSGVGFETWKRFDRTLARELSMFFTGKLYSREVLSQKQRELCAVASLTALHRPRELHAHIHAALNVGATRPEVAETIFQQVTYGGMPVVVEALDVYARVLEERGEPFPAEER
- a CDS encoding inositol monophosphatase family protein yields the protein MADRALEAAVEAARAAGEIALKYYRTGFEVTMKPDLTPVTQADREAERVIVEILERAFPSYGVLGEEFGARGPRDRRWIIDPIDGTRNFVRRIPFWATLIALEEQGEITTGVIHNPVTGDLYTARRGEGAWLNGAPIRVSEIARLADAHLLHAGLSLLRQSGYWEGFVRLVDATDRQRGFGDYLGYTLLAEGKAEIYAEVDLKPWDLAPCKIVVEEAGGRFTDFEGRSTIYTGTAVATNGRLHDPVLALLRP
- a CDS encoding glycosyltransferase family 9 protein, yielding MLLAVPALRALKAAQPSAAVVLAAQPWIGSLLAALGAIDAHRSFDALGLETLFVDDGRPARVEALQAASRVVCWFGARDPVFVSRLAQTAPGAIVAAPAGDGTVAVWEHLLQAVAAPAGDWCGALAVPPALRADGHRALRAAGWDGATPLLLVHPGAGGPDKRWPTAGFARALAGIVEERRVSVVIHAGPADRDAAATLASELGGTPLRLDEPPLPRLAGALSHAAAYLGNDSGISHAAAAVGVPSLILFEAAKLAWRPWCAVARPLVVNPSALEAGDVSAVVAGARALLG
- a CDS encoding nitrilase-related carbon-nitrogen hydrolase, with translation MIKPYTAVGLIPTVRGIRKRKDIKINLEHLSHLVKAAAWLSSLDLPVRLIAFPEGALQGFNDEVLDLDHVQFAREGAIDIPGEETDFLGKIAREYDAFIMAQAKARHPDLKDRFFNVGFIIDPQGKVILKHHKVSPLFPVEHSVCPHDVYDWWVEKYGRTLDAFWPVADTEIGRLGIMMANEGSYPENARALALNGAEVVYRASYPHPATGNEFFEIQSRARALDNNLYIVAPNMGTYYLFAEETTPIDTFGGRSFIINYRGQIVGRQDYGAGSTYVGGVIDIEALRDHRARAQWDNWLKDLRTELYQILYETPIYPKNLYLKRAPMKHAEYGEKVIKRQIKLMHDRGIWKKPER
- a CDS encoding adenylate/guanylate cyclase domain-containing protein, yielding MSAWLVRRLRLGSGLVLLTYLATHLSNHALGLISLRAMEAGRGWFLLLYDVVFILNRYFEAVGGAISRAGGIANQFTGDGVMALFGVEAGPEEGCRQALAAAGEIVAGLTVLNRQLGEELPAPLRVGIGIHVGSVIVGRMGYGPGVYLTAVGDTVHVASRLEQLTKEYGCTLVVSEQVALRAGVDPRPFPRHELTVRNRAGVLAVHVIDDVGRLAGTGGMRHEPSMPSRGAST
- a CDS encoding ABC transporter ATP-binding protein — encoded protein: MAVKLAVEGLGKDFLIPVLDRVSFTVEAGEFLCLLGPNGCGKTTLLRIIGGLEPATRGRVLLDGQPVVADRRHDRKVGVVFQEDRLLPWMSLRQNVALVLKPLGLSARERETAATRYLRVAGLAGFEDYYPSRVSGGMRQRAAIARALSVEPDVLLMDEPFGALDAQNRRIMQNEVRRIWRETGRTILFVTHSIEEAVAIGTTLVMLSARPARIRELIKNDGRVERAKLIDDLNTLIMEEVERQQGASPAGR